A region of Alteromonadaceae bacterium 2753L.S.0a.02 DNA encodes the following proteins:
- a CDS encoding putative endonuclease — MKIPGITKASQKPSRTSKQRTGNKAEDEALALLKKAGLKLIERNYRCRTGEIDLIMQEAQTLVFVEVRYRANSLYGGPLETVTASKQNKIRSAAQHYMVEKNLSANYSLRFDVVGMSNSETNWIKGAFY; from the coding sequence ATGAAGATTCCGGGGATAACTAAGGCATCGCAAAAGCCGTCGCGTACCAGTAAGCAACGCACAGGCAACAAAGCGGAAGACGAGGCCCTGGCGCTGTTAAAAAAAGCGGGGCTTAAATTAATCGAGCGTAATTACCGCTGTCGTACCGGCGAAATCGATTTAATAATGCAGGAGGCACAAACGCTGGTTTTTGTGGAGGTGCGATATCGGGCCAACAGCCTGTATGGCGGCCCACTTGAAACCGTTACCGCCAGCAAGCAAAATAAAATTCGCAGCGCCGCGCAGCATTACATGGTCGAAAAAAATCTCTCTGCCAATTACAGCCTGCGCTTCGATGTTGTCGGTATGAGTAATAGCGAAACAAATTGGATTAAGGGCGCTTTTTATTGA